One window of the Notolabrus celidotus isolate fNotCel1 chromosome 23, fNotCel1.pri, whole genome shotgun sequence genome contains the following:
- the si:dkey-28a3.2 gene encoding uncharacterized protein si:dkey-28a3.2: MPTAKGKGGSPSHRYRPASEFDDKTLAQKREYWRTKKREQRARLSERRGKPTQQSRGEKFVHPNCSGSAAAFTSPLQSHDESSNIGNTEEEGSGRATEGHKEKWLQTVELNKVLPQVPASYSISARVSGCDTTTTVRRPTVRGAGLLPKAVTSPPAGTTQLNTSSPVPPARVTRITNGSSMKTPQPCVSMQGVFIPKIQPKAQVESYIQPKLAPANVTTGRTFATSLSAEGKTANSTPRRGTKSALATSQRARGVSDSHLTPPESEEERAAKRRELWRIKKREQRAKVAARIAKAREKIQGAEGTLKRETAQKIGPVGGAVLPHVPNRPFLRRVSPKQCHNWVSASVTSIKKESNKLQGRDACSAQVTLRADQVKVHNPPGNTTAIPPEGIYVKKAGESQRRHPPYVHLSSVSRGIARCKTPRQRFIEAQKTFMIQRNMRCKSPMLSSFFGSRNIPKIDPNDTPEQIIAKRREYWRIKKREQRAKLSMEMKARLKERDCLMRRVKRYQNILEEMRRARAQSAGSTLTHDSETIGGFIKEDGTVTINIQANHSAADALKQEEVVVVSKSSPVPQPQDPAGTRQRAPAPFRANPPPLRPAQVKVSFPFAGLNKPQRLISIRTRTESTSVPTSFQTVGQLKLTHPQTQRSARSGGSTTELNLGGCVMKMAVSSSVTSLSASYLDPELTEEERMAKKREYWRIKKREQRAARAARLKQGLLQARARKIQRQAITVLPNRNLTDDTENAQHTEPNTCGIKQEPAVDLNSQPEQAICPDIKPPSTPSPPPAPQQEPDPALSADSQATTLLAVASMKKLLEESLSTVTESKSIQTDVKTEEETSEPEMKPNLMQLFFERDEEAAPIAADLTLEIKSWQPDSDASAPTGSSSPHLKHSPQPSQTPSPAPVSNSTSESSSQTLSNFIVNPSEDAIIDPSSPPRTPEPPKLHHPPLDQPQPEQQSLTQDQYINKPLAQRLRSVVSEHSSLNSLQRKREYWKLMKRQQRARLKSRQRDRAGESSNRLPQRNYQAPGPVIINSVKGVNPPVKPAPQPRPSRASLTAVTSIPTVLVVSPAACNPERSPDTLQVKQPVNRVSCLEQKHNELLHFEVDSVRAPESKKPAGSGPGSWSSRSTDVDSPPSLPTLKPPENPLTSINLHPIEPPPQCPTLSPIKVPCATIQTPTHPIHSPTKLSPVSTMVPPKPIPGEPEEDFLRRKREYWRIKKKEQRARKAIREKGATPRRSISSWRPILPAHELQTQDSGQWVNSDESEHLMSAPVDTNPSSFDYPNYTEPIEDESDLMFLDYENINGEDGPVSDAVWRSRYLMDYDPLNQLLVCMVCGEQQYSHSLEGVRAHIDEAHPDTLNLEPAEHQRILEAWDEQVSQRERFFTSQLQRNSEAMTEAHGD, from the exons ATGCCAACTGCAAAAGGTAAAGGTGGTTCACCATCCCACCGCTACCGCCCTGCCTCAGAGTTCGATGACAAAACGCTTGCCCAGAAGAGGGAATACTGGAGGACCAAGAAACGAGAGCAGAGGGCTCGACTGTCCGAGCGGAGAGGGAAACCGACGCAGCAGAGTCGAGGGGAGAAGTTCGTACATCCAAACTGCTCCGGCTCCGCTGCTGCTTTCACTTCTCCTCTGCAGAGTCACGATGAGTCATCCAACAttggaaacacagaggaagaaggcTCAGGCAGAGCCACCGAGGGCCACAAAGAGAAGTGGCTCCAGACGGTTGAACTCAATAAAGTCTTGCCTCAGGTGCCAGCTTCTTATTCCATCTCCGCAAGAGTGTCTGGGTGTGACACCACCACCACGGTGAGACGCCCAACAGTGAGGGGTGCTGGGTTGCTACCTAAAGCAGTTACCTCACCCCCAGCCGGTACAACCCAGCTGAACACCAGTTCCCCAGTGCCTCCAGCCAGAGTGACCAGAATAACTAATGGCAGCTCCATGAAAACACCTCAGCCATGTGTGTCTATGCAGGGAGTGTTCATCCCCAAAATACAACCGAAGGCACAAGTTGAATCCTACATTCAGCCCAAACTTGCACCCGCAAATGTGACTACAGGTCGGACTTTTGCAACTTCTCTTTCAGCCGAGGGTAAAACAGCTAACTCAACACCTCGCAGAGGAACAAAGAGTGCCTTGGCCACCTCGCAGAGGGCTAGAGGTGTTAGTGACTCCCATCTTACTCCCCCAgagtcagaggaagagagagcagccAAGCGCAGGGAGCTCTGGCGGATTAAGAAGCGAGAGCAGAGAGCGAAGGTGGCGGCTCGGATAGCTAAAGCCAGAGAGAAGATACAAGGCGCCGAGGGGACACTAAAGAGGGAAACTGCACAAAAAATAGGACCGGTGGGAGGAGCAGTCCTTCCACATGTTCCGAATCGTCCGTTCTTGAGAAGAGTCAGCCCAAAACAGTGTCATAACTGGGTCAGTGCGTCCGTTACAtccatcaaaaaggaaagtaatAAACTGCAAGGCAGGGACGCATGTTCAGCCCAAGTTACCCTACGAGCAGATCAGGTAAAAGTCCATAATCCACCTGGGAATACCACAGCCATTCCACCTGAGGGGATATACGTGAAAAAGGCAGGGGAGTCCCAAAGACGGCATCCACCTTATGTTCATCTCTCTAGCGTCTCCAGAGGAATTGCACGATGTAAAACACCCAGACAGAGGTTCATTGAAGCCCAAAAGACTTTCATGATTCAGAGAAACATGAGGTGTAAATCTCCGATGCTTTCCTCTTTCTTTGGATCCAGAAATATCCCCAAAATCGACCCCAATGACACACCTGAGCAGATCATCGCCAAACGGCGGGAGTACTGGCGGATTAAAAAGCGTGAGCAGCGAGCGAAGCTGTCGATGGAGATGAAGGCTCGTCTGAAGGAGAGGGACTGCCTCATGAGAAGAGTTAAACGTTATCAGAATATcctggaggagatgaggagagccAGAGCGCAATCAGCAGGAAGTACCTTGACCCACGACTCGGAAACCATCGGAGGGTTCATCAAAGAAGACGGCACGGTGACCATCAACATCCAAGCAAATCACAGCGCAGCAGATGCCCTCAAACAGGAAGAAGTTGTAGTAGTTTCTAAAAGCTCTCCCGTCCCACAGCCTCAGGATCCAGCAGGTACTCGACAGAGAGCTCCTGCACCCTTTCGTGCAAATCCGCCTCCCCTTCGTCCAGCTCAGGTGAAAGTGTCCTTTCCTTTTGCTGGACTCAACAAGCCACAAAGACTTATTTCAATCAGAACAAGGACGGAAAGCACAAGTGTTCCTACGTCATTCCAGACTGTAGGCCAGCTCAAACTCACCCACCCTCAAACCCAGAGAAGTGCTCGTTCTGGAGGATCAACCACGGAGTTGAATCTTGGGGGATGTGTCATGAAAATGGCTGTTTCAAGTAGCGTGACTTCTCTGTCAGCTTCGTATCTGGATCCAGagctgacagaggaggagaggatggccAAGAAGAGGGAGTACTGGAGGATAAAGAAGCGTGAGCAGCGAGCAGCTCGGGCAGCCCGGCTGAAGCAAGGACTCTTACAAGCGAGGGCGAGGAAGATCCAGAGGCAAGCTATCACGGTGCTACCGAACAGAAACCTCACAGATGATACAGAGAACGCCCAACATACTGAGCCAAATACATGTGGGATCAAACAAGAGCCAGCAGTTGACCTAAATTCCCAACCAGAACAAGCCATCTGTCCAGATATCAAACCCCCATCAACCCCATCACCCCCTCCAGCACCTCAGCAAGAGCCTGACCCAGCTTTGAGTGCAGACAGCCAGGCTACCACCCTGCTGGCCGTGGCCTCTATGAAGAAACTCCTGGAGGAGTCTCTCAGCACAGTGACGGAGAGTAAAAGCATACAGACTGACGTTAAGACGGAGGAGGAGACTTCAGAGCCAGAGATGAAGCCCAACCTCATGCAGCTCTTCTTTGAGAGGGACGAAGAGGCGGCTCCGATCGCTGCTGATCTCACCCTGGAGATAAAAAGCTGGCAACCAGACTCTGATGCATCGGCACCAACAGGTTCCTCCAGCCCTCATCTGAAACACTCACCACAACCCAGCCAGACACCTTCGCCAGCCCCCGTTTCCAACTCCACCAGTGAGAGTTCATCCCAAACTCTTTCAAACTTCATTGTAAACCCCTCCGAGGACGCCATCATCGACCCGTCCTCGCCTCCCAGAACCCCAGAGCCGCCAAAGCTGCATCACCCACCCTTAGATCAACCACAACCCGAGCAGCAAAGTCTGACACAGGACCAGTATATCAACAAGCCTCTAGCTCAGAGATTACGCAGCGTGGTGTCGGAGCACAGCAGTTTGAAcagcctgcagaggaagagggagTACTGGAAGCTGATGAAGAGGCAGCAGAGGGCCCGGTTAAAGTCtcgacagagagacagagcggGAGAATCCAGCAATCGGCTTCCCCAGAGGAACTACCAG GCTCCAGGTCCTGTTATCATCAATTCTGTTAAAGGTGTAAACCCTCCAGTGAAACCAGCCCCCCAGCCCAGACCCTCCAGAGCCTCTCTGACTGCCGTGACCAGTATCCCCACAGTCCTGGTGGTCAGCCCTGCAGCATGTAACCCTGAACGGTCTCCGGACACGCTGCAGGTCAAACAGCCAGTCAACAGAGTCTCCTGTCTGGAGCAGAAACACAATGAACTCTTACACTTCGAAGTGGACTCAGTCAGAGCTCCAGAGAGTAAGAAACCAGCAGGATCAGGACCAGGAAGTTGGAGTTCCAGAAGCACAGATGTAGactcacccccctccctcccgaCTCTGAAACCCCCCGAAAACCCGCTCACCAGCATCAACCTGCACCCTATTGAACCTCCTCCTCAATGCCCTACCCTTAGCCCAATAAAAGTCCCCTGTGCCACCATCCAGACCCCCACACATCCGATCCACAGCCCCACCAAGCTGTCACCGGTCAGCACCATGGTCCCTCCGAAGCCCATTCCCGGGGAGCCAGAGGAGGACTTcttgaggaggaagagggagtaCTGGAGGATAAAGAAGAAGGAGCAGAGAGCAAGGAAGGCCATCAGGGAGAAAGGAGCGACACCACGGAGGTCGATCAGCAGCTGGAGACCGATCCTCCCTGCGCACGAGCTGCAGACACAG GACTCTGGTCAGTGGGTGAACTCTGATGAGTCAGAACATCTGATGAG cgcTCCCGTGGACACCAACCCTTCCTCCTTTGACTACCCAAACTACACCGAGCCGATAGAAG ATGAGTCAGACCTAATGTTCCTGGACTACGAGAACATTAACGGAGAGGATGGTCCGGTCTCAGATGCCGTATGGAGGAGTCGGTACCTGATGGACTATGACCCTCTGAACCAGCTGCTGGTGTGCATGGTGTGTGGGGAGCAGCAGTACTCTCACAGCTTGGAGGGGGTGAGAGCCCACATCGATGAGGCCCACCCTGACACCCTGAACCTGGAGCCTGCAGAGCACCAGAGGATCCTTGAGGCCTGGGATGAACAGGTGTCCCAACGAGAACGCTTCTTCACCAGCCAGCTGCAGAGGAACAGTGAGGCCATGACAG AGGCACACGGGGACTGA
- the ecsit gene encoding evolutionarily conserved signaling intermediate in Toll pathway, mitochondrial, translating to MRCARCLLQLRSLRLVGQSVRPAAQYGALLHSASSSSPSVLYNTQHQVLRRFHGSPSCAKTPPAELIKEHDKKRDRSLVAQDGLFEQIPADAKSKATFNKVVDVFIKRDIRRRGHVEFIYAALTKMPEFGVERDLAVYNKLLDVFPKEVFVPRNFIQRMFNHYPRQQECGVQLLEQMENYGILPNVETKVLLVQIFGEKSHPMRKYQRLMYWFPKFKNLNPFPVPHQLPEDPVDLARFSLNRIAHDRDAQITVYQLPCTDITESGEEITLPHILGIQSPDQIELLAKHNPSRPVFVEGPFPLWLRKKCVHYYILRADPVPAEEKVEELYDPERCLDYPLQLDLDLDRDFGDEEAFDVEDLDEGPVYAMCMTSQGDQSTLNQWISGLQQNNPILGQVPTLFRLEAGPKELQGVRDSDSKNRQRPDPETQRKEGQTEEGGEVTAEQETMRRRSQGMKQ from the exons ATGAGGTGTGCACgctgtctgctgcagctgaggagTCTCAGACTGGTGGGACAGTCAGTCAGACCTGCTGCCCAGTATGGTGCTCTGCTTCATTCAGCCTCCTCCAGTTCGCCCAGTGTGCTATACAACACCCAGCATCAG GTGTTGAGGCGTTTCCATGGCAGCCCTTCATGTGCAAAGACCCCGCCTGCTGAGTTGATCAAAGAGCACGACAAAAAGAGGGACAGGTCTCTGGTTGCACAAGACGGCCTGTTTGAGCAGATTCCTGCAGACGCCAAATCCAAGGCCACATTTAACAAAGTGGTGGATGTCTTCATTAAGAGGGACATCAGACGGCGAGGTCACGTGGAGTTCATCTACGCCGCTCTGACCAAGATGCCAGAGTTTGGCGTAGAACGAGACCTTGCCGTCTACAACAAGCTGCTGGACGTGTTCCCTAAAGAAGTGTTCGTACCTCGAAACTTCATTCAGAGGATGTTCAACCACTACCCCCGACAGCAGGAGTGCGGGGTGCAGCTCCTGGAGCAGATGGAGAACTATG gaaTCTTACCCAACGTGGAGACCAAAGTCCTGCTGGTCCAGATCTTTGGAGAGAAGAGTCACCCCATGAGGAAGTACCAGCGTCTCATGTACTGGTTCCCAAAATTCAAAAACCTGAATCCCTTCCCGGTCCCTCACCAGCTGCCTGAAGACCCCGTGGACCTTGCTCGCTTCAGTCTGAACCGCATAGCTCACGACCGGGATGCACAGATCACCGTCTACCAG CTGCCGTGCACAGACATCACAGAGAGCGGAGAGGAGATCACACTGCCTCATATATTAG GGATCCAGAGCCCGGATCAGATCGAGCTTCTGGCCAAACACAACCCGAGCAGGCCGGTGTTTGTGGAGGGTCCGTTCCCTCTGTGGCTGAGGAAGAAATGTGTTCACTACTACATCCTCAGAGCGGACCCCGTACCTGCTGAGGAGAAG GTAGAGGAACTGTATGATCCAGAGAGGTGTTTGGACTATCCTCTGCagctggacctggacctggacagAGACTTTGGGGACGAGGAGGCCTTCGACGTGGAAGACT TGGACGAGGGTCCGGTCTACGCCATGTGTATGACCAGTCAGGGGGACCAGTCCACCCTGAACCAGTGGATCTCTGGACTCCAACAGAACAACCCGATCCTGGGCCAGGTCCCCACTCTGTTCCGCCTGGAGGCCGGTCCCAAAGAGCTGCAGGGGGTCCGGGACTCGGACTCTAAAAACCGTCAGAGACCAGATCCTGAGACTCAGAGAAAGGAGGGACAGACTGAAGAGGGGGGAGAGGTTACAGCGGAGCAAGAgacgatgaggaggaggagtcagggAATGAAGCAGTGA